From Nocardia sp. XZ_19_385, the proteins below share one genomic window:
- a CDS encoding STAS domain-containing protein: MSEQRESAEPAFRVEHRMIGAAAVVAIHGEVDGDTAALLAVAVREGLDRTQAAFCVLDLTEVDYLGGAGLQTLAATSREAENRREPLRVVVDSNRPVIRPLELTGLEEVLALYHSVEDALAG, encoded by the coding sequence GTGAGCGAGCAGCGGGAGTCGGCCGAACCGGCCTTTCGGGTTGAGCATCGGATGATCGGTGCCGCTGCCGTAGTCGCGATACACGGTGAGGTGGACGGCGATACGGCGGCGCTGCTGGCGGTGGCGGTGCGCGAGGGGCTGGATCGCACCCAGGCCGCGTTCTGCGTCCTGGATCTGACCGAAGTCGACTATCTCGGCGGCGCGGGCTTGCAGACTCTCGCCGCGACCAGTCGCGAGGCCGAAAATCGTAGGGAGCCACTGCGCGTCGTCGTCGACTCCAACCGCCCGGTCATTCGCCCGCTCGAGCTCACCGGTCTCGAAGAAGTCCTGGCTCTGTACCACAGCGTCGAAGACGCCTTGGCCGGCTGA
- a CDS encoding ATP-binding protein, with protein sequence MSRPLWALPGGEEQGPEFDLETTAPWQIRDAVRTLLAPGTGVLVEDAVLVVDEMVANALEHGSSPWRCRFAVRTEPARFRVEVDDSGTGEPHLRTPDLNGGRGVLVINRLASSWGVVHYGRFKTVWAELPLDRPQVPPISAAPAP encoded by the coding sequence ATGAGCAGACCCCTGTGGGCACTGCCGGGTGGCGAAGAGCAGGGGCCAGAGTTCGATCTGGAGACCACTGCTCCGTGGCAGATCCGAGATGCTGTCCGAACGCTGCTCGCTCCCGGCACCGGCGTGCTGGTGGAGGACGCGGTATTGGTGGTCGACGAGATGGTTGCCAACGCGCTCGAGCACGGCAGCTCGCCGTGGCGTTGCCGGTTCGCCGTGCGGACGGAGCCGGCTCGGTTTCGGGTCGAGGTCGACGACAGTGGAACCGGCGAGCCGCACCTGCGCACTCCGGACCTGAACGGTGGGCGTGGGGTGCTCGTCATCAACCGCCTGGCCAGCTCCTGGGGCGTCGTCCACTACGGACGATTCAAGACGGTGTGGGCCGAGCTCCCGCTCGACCGACCGCAGGTTCCGCCGATATCCGCCGCCCCAGCGCCCTGA
- a CDS encoding agmatine/peptidylarginine deiminase — translation MRRRTFVQTSMAAMGSLLVGGCGDEAGPDGDGRKWMMPEEGQPHTRTWMAFGASERFWGAELVPVVQRDLAAIATTIARFEPVSILVRPAEMNLALGLMGGANIELVPAEIDDLWIRDTGPLFMQGDSGRAGVDLNFNGWGDKQEHRHDAEVARVVTERAGVERLTTDLVLEGGGIEVDGAGTAIITESCVLNSNRNQGWKKRDVEEELAYLLGIQKVIWLPGIAGAEITDGHTDFYARFTGPGVVVAALDNDPDSFDYEVTRRHLDILHQATDVHGRPLRVEVLEGPSTVRSTAEDFAAGYINFYVCNGAVIAPEFGDPRTDPATRATLERLFPDREIVQLNIDGIAAGGGGIHCATQQEPAACPLL, via the coding sequence ATGCGGCGGCGCACGTTCGTACAGACGTCGATGGCTGCGATGGGCAGTCTTCTGGTGGGCGGTTGCGGCGACGAGGCCGGACCGGACGGCGACGGGAGAAAGTGGATGATGCCCGAGGAGGGGCAGCCGCACACGCGGACCTGGATGGCTTTCGGTGCGAGCGAACGCTTTTGGGGTGCGGAGCTGGTCCCCGTTGTGCAGCGTGATCTGGCCGCCATCGCCACGACGATCGCCCGGTTCGAACCGGTGTCCATACTGGTGCGACCCGCCGAGATGAATCTGGCACTGGGGCTGATGGGCGGCGCGAACATCGAGCTGGTGCCCGCGGAGATCGACGACCTGTGGATTCGGGACACCGGGCCGCTGTTCATGCAAGGTGACAGCGGCCGGGCCGGGGTCGACCTCAACTTCAACGGCTGGGGTGACAAGCAAGAACATCGCCACGACGCCGAGGTGGCCCGGGTCGTCACCGAACGCGCGGGGGTCGAACGCCTGACCACCGACCTCGTGCTCGAGGGCGGCGGCATCGAGGTCGACGGCGCGGGCACCGCGATCATTACCGAGAGCTGCGTGCTCAACAGCAATCGCAATCAGGGCTGGAAGAAGCGCGATGTCGAGGAAGAGCTGGCCTACCTGCTCGGCATCCAGAAGGTGATCTGGCTGCCGGGTATCGCGGGGGCGGAGATCACCGACGGGCACACCGACTTCTACGCGCGTTTCACCGGCCCGGGTGTGGTAGTCGCCGCATTGGACAACGATCCGGATTCCTTCGACTACGAGGTCACCCGCCGCCACCTGGACATCCTGCATCAGGCCACCGACGTGCACGGTCGTCCACTGCGCGTCGAAGTGCTGGAGGGACCGTCGACGGTGCGCTCGACCGCCGAGGACTTCGCCGCCGGCTACATCAACTTCTACGTCTGCAACGGCGCCGTCATCGCCCCCGAATTCGGCGATCCCCGCACCGATCCGGCCACCCGCGCCACCCTGGAGCGGCTGTTCCCCGACCGCGAGATCGTGCAGCTGAATATCGACGGGATCGCCGCCGGTGGCGGCGGTATCCACTGCGCCACGCAACAGGAACCGGCCGCCTGCCCCCTACTGTGA
- a CDS encoding TetR/AcrR family transcriptional regulator: MSERRTQILEAAVRVIAQDGVRGLRVEKLAAAAGVSTALIYYHFKDRSGVLYAALEHINHRAQNYTEPAGSDPRARLEAMLLLELQNGEHVRETSIAWGELRASAVFNPDLRTPLRTTTDSWNADIETLIRAAQAGGACASDRDPAAGAERLTTLVEGLSERWHSGSLNLDRARQLLIGAVELELG, translated from the coding sequence GTGTCAGAGCGTCGAACCCAGATCCTCGAAGCCGCGGTCCGCGTCATCGCCCAGGACGGCGTGCGCGGGCTGCGCGTCGAAAAACTCGCCGCCGCCGCGGGCGTGTCCACGGCGTTGATCTATTACCACTTCAAGGACCGCTCCGGCGTCCTCTATGCCGCGCTCGAGCACATCAACCATCGTGCCCAGAACTACACCGAGCCCGCCGGCAGCGACCCGCGCGCCCGCCTCGAAGCCATGCTGTTGCTCGAACTCCAGAACGGCGAGCACGTCCGCGAAACCAGCATCGCCTGGGGCGAACTCCGCGCCAGCGCCGTCTTCAACCCGGACCTGCGCACACCCCTCCGAACCACTACCGACTCCTGGAACGCCGACATCGAAACCCTCATCCGCGCGGCCCAGGCTGGCGGCGCCTGTGCTTCTGACCGTGATCCGGCGGCCGGAGCGGAACGCCTCACCACTCTCGTCGAAGGCCTCAGCGAACGCTGGCACAGCGGATCTCTGAACCTCGACCGCGCCCGCCAGCTCCTCATCGGTGCCGTCGAGCTGGAGCTCGGCTAA
- a CDS encoding DUF1304 family protein, which yields MNGFAQVAALIGAIAYIAAAPLEMFFYDRPIVRRFLHVDTENLADVRMWAFVVGFRNMLGGLGTILGLIILHNGDELVGRTVVLTGCWYMLLASLAMGIADLLGFWRPRGGSLLGTIGSSLPPLVAIVVATWAG from the coding sequence GTGAACGGTTTCGCGCAGGTAGCGGCACTGATCGGTGCGATCGCATACATCGCGGCCGCGCCCCTGGAGATGTTCTTCTACGACCGCCCGATAGTCCGGCGGTTCTTACACGTGGACACCGAGAATCTCGCCGACGTACGGATGTGGGCCTTCGTGGTCGGCTTCCGCAACATGCTCGGCGGCCTCGGCACAATCCTCGGCCTGATCATCCTGCACAACGGCGACGAGCTGGTCGGCCGAACCGTCGTCCTCACGGGCTGCTGGTACATGCTGCTCGCCAGCCTCGCCATGGGCATAGCCGATCTACTCGGCTTCTGGCGCCCGCGCGGCGGCAGCCTGCTCGGCACGATCGGCTCGAGCCTGCCGCCCCTCGTAGCGATCGTCGTAGCCACCTGGGCGGGTTAG
- a CDS encoding oleate hydratase, with product MYYSSGNYEAFARPRKPEGVADKTAWFVGAGLASMSGAAFLIRDGRMAGEKITIFEELKLPGGALDGIKEPEKGFVIRGGREMENHFECLWDLFRSIPSMEIEDASVLDEFYWLNKDDPNSSLQRATVKQGEDAHTDGLFTLGDRGQKDVVKVFLATREEMENKRIDEVFSKEFLESNFWMYWRTMFAFEEWHSALEMKLYLHRFIHHIGGLPDFSALKFTKYNQYESLVLPLYRWLLDEGVTFKFDTTVTDVDFDLGSDKKQATRLHWVSEGVEGGVDLGPDDLLFMTIGSLTENSDEGDHHTPAKLDEGPAPAWDLWRRIAPKDKAFGHPDVFAGDISKTKWESATVTTLDERIPRYIQKICKRDPFSGKVVTGGIVTVRDSKWLMSWTVNRQPHFKQQPKDQIVVWVYSLFVDVPGDYVKKTMQECTGEEITQEWLYHLGVPVEDIAELAADAAKCVPCMMPYVTAFFMPRQAGDRPDVVPEGATNFAFIGQFSETTRDCIFTTEYSVRTGMEAAYQLLGIERGVPEVFNSTYDVRKLLAATSKLRDGKEVHLPGPALVRKKLLAKLDSTEIGEMLKEYDLIADE from the coding sequence ATGTACTACAGCAGCGGGAATTATGAAGCTTTTGCGCGACCGCGGAAACCCGAGGGGGTTGCGGACAAGACGGCGTGGTTTGTCGGGGCGGGGCTGGCGTCGATGTCGGGGGCGGCGTTCCTCATCCGGGACGGGCGGATGGCCGGGGAGAAGATCACGATCTTCGAAGAGCTGAAGCTGCCGGGTGGGGCGCTCGATGGGATCAAGGAGCCGGAGAAGGGGTTCGTGATCCGGGGTGGGCGCGAGATGGAGAACCATTTCGAATGCCTGTGGGATCTGTTCCGCTCGATTCCGTCGATGGAGATCGAGGACGCGAGTGTGCTCGACGAGTTCTATTGGCTGAACAAGGACGACCCCAACTCCTCGCTGCAGCGCGCCACCGTGAAGCAGGGCGAGGACGCGCACACCGATGGGCTGTTCACGCTCGGCGATCGCGGGCAGAAGGACGTGGTCAAGGTCTTCCTCGCTACCCGGGAGGAGATGGAGAACAAGCGGATCGACGAGGTGTTCTCGAAAGAGTTCCTGGAGAGCAACTTCTGGATGTATTGGCGCACCATGTTCGCCTTCGAGGAATGGCACAGCGCGCTGGAGATGAAGCTGTACCTGCATCGCTTCATCCATCACATCGGCGGCCTGCCGGACTTCTCGGCGCTGAAGTTCACCAAATACAACCAGTACGAGTCGCTGGTGCTGCCGTTGTATCGGTGGCTGCTCGACGAGGGCGTTACCTTCAAATTCGATACGACGGTGACCGACGTCGACTTCGACCTCGGCTCCGATAAGAAGCAGGCCACGCGGCTGCACTGGGTCTCCGAAGGCGTCGAGGGCGGCGTCGATCTGGGCCCGGACGACCTGCTGTTCATGACCATCGGCTCGCTGACCGAGAATTCCGACGAGGGCGACCATCACACCCCGGCGAAGCTGGATGAAGGTCCCGCGCCCGCCTGGGACCTATGGCGGCGAATCGCCCCCAAGGACAAGGCTTTCGGGCATCCGGACGTTTTCGCGGGCGATATCTCCAAAACCAAGTGGGAGTCGGCGACCGTCACCACCCTCGACGAACGCATTCCGCGCTACATCCAGAAGATCTGCAAGCGAGATCCGTTCAGCGGCAAGGTCGTCACCGGTGGCATCGTCACCGTGCGGGACTCCAAATGGCTGATGAGCTGGACCGTCAACCGGCAGCCACATTTCAAGCAGCAGCCCAAGGACCAGATCGTGGTGTGGGTCTATTCGCTGTTCGTCGACGTTCCCGGCGACTACGTGAAGAAGACCATGCAGGAGTGCACGGGCGAGGAAATCACCCAGGAATGGCTGTACCACCTGGGAGTTCCGGTCGAAGACATTGCGGAGCTCGCCGCGGACGCGGCCAAATGCGTGCCGTGCATGATGCCGTACGTGACCGCGTTCTTCATGCCCCGCCAGGCAGGTGACCGGCCCGACGTGGTGCCGGAGGGTGCGACGAACTTCGCCTTCATCGGCCAGTTCTCCGAAACCACCCGCGACTGTATTTTCACCACCGAATACTCCGTCCGCACCGGCATGGAGGCGGCCTACCAACTCCTCGGCATCGAACGCGGCGTCCCCGAGGTCTTCAACTCGACCTATGACGTCCGGAAACTGCTGGCGGCGACCAGCAAACTGCGCGACGGAAAGGAAGTTCACCTGCCCGGACCGGCGCTGGTGCGCAAGAAGCTGCTCGCGAAGCTCGACTCCACGGAAATCGGCGAAATGCTGAAGGAGTACGACCTGATCGCAGACGAATAA